The following coding sequences lie in one Zingiber officinale cultivar Zhangliang chromosome 2B, Zo_v1.1, whole genome shotgun sequence genomic window:
- the LOC122049574 gene encoding uncharacterized protein LOC122049574: MRDFVGCLANQAAMVAEATCSVNTSASAMAEPTVQDAITCFYRTVLSSGKELFTQVVWSANQVGGAFLSVTVQYGISPSKPHAYLVRKKKGRRSFAAGDSAISLHWDTSAAAYESGPEPSKAFYLAMVADAEFALLLGDMCGRFIEHFGATHPIAAFSMVSRREQVSRREQVPGETLYSTKAALVDGGKEHEIMIRCKGDELNAKESELYVEVDKKEVVSVRRLRWNFRGNQAIFVDGSTVDVMWDVHGWWFCDSSRCAMFTFRRRSAMESRLWLDGDLEQGFSAFSLLIHVFKNQ, translated from the coding sequence ATGAGGGATTTTGTTGGCTGCCTCGCGAACCAAGCGGCGATGGTCGCAGAGGCCACGTGCTCGGTGAACACGAGCGCGTCGGCCATGGCGGAGCCCACCGTCCAGGACGCCATCACTTGCTTCTACCGCACCGTCCTTTCCTCCGGCAAGGAGCTGTTCACCCAAGTCGTTTGGTCCGCCAACCAAGTCGGTGGCGCTTTCCTCTCCGTCACCGTACAGTATGGAATTTCACCCTCGAAACCCCACGCCTATTTGGTGAGGAAAAAGAAGGGCAGGAGGTCCTTCGCTGCTGGCGACTCCGCCATCAGCCTCCACTGGGATACCTCTGCCGCCGCCTACGAGTCGGGGCCCGAGCCGAGCAAGGCCTTCTACCTCGCCATGGTCGCCGACGCTGAGTTCGCGCTGCTGCTGGGCGACATGTGCGGGCGATTCATCGAGCATTTCGGGGCCACGCACCCGATCGCGGCGTTTTCGATGGTGAGCCGGCGAGAGCAGGTGAGCCGGCGGGAGCAGGTGCCCGGCGAAACTCTCTACTCCACCAAAGCGGCGCTAGTCGACGGCGGGAAGGAGCACGAGATTATGATCCGGTGCAAAGGGGATGAGCTCAACGCCAAGGAGTCGGAGCTGTATGTAGAGGTCGACAAGAAGGAGGTGGTCAGCGTGCGGAGATTGAGGTGGAATTTCAGGGGGAATCAGGCCATCTTCGTCGACGGTTCGACGGTGGACGTGATGTGGGACGTGCACGGATGGTGGTTCTGCGACTCCTCCCGCTGCGCCATGTTCACGTTCCGGCGGCGGAGCGCGATGGAGAGCCGACTGTGGCTGGACGGCGACTTGGAGCAGGGGTTCTCTGCTTTCTCCCTCTTGATCCATGTCTTCAAAAACCAATGA